TCAGACCCCCTGATTTATTAACCGTATAAATTTTAATCAAGATGAATTATTGTAAACGTTGCGTATATCCGCAAATTGCGGTCAATTTGGAAATAAATAACGACGGCATCTGTTCAAGCTGCGGAGTTTTTGAAAAATTCAAAAAATTAACGCCGGAGTTTTGGGCGCAAAGAAAAAAGAAATTTGAGGAGTTAATCAAAGAAATTTCAAAAAACAATACGTCCGATTACGACTGTGTTATTCCGGTCTCCGGCGGCAAGGACAGTTATTATCAGACGCATATGATGGTTTCCGTTTACGGCTTAAAACCGCTTTTAGTGACATATCACGGCAATAACTATTTGCCGGAAGGCGATTATAACCGCGATAGAATGCGCCATGTCTTTAATGCCGACCATCTTGTTTTCGGGCCGTCAGTCGAGGTTTTAAAAAAGCTGAATCGTCTTTGTTTTCGTAAAATGGGCGATATGAATTGGCACGCGCACTGCGGCATAATGACTTATCCGATTCAGGTAGCGGTGAAATTTAACATTCCTTTAGTCATCTGGGGGGAAACGAGCTGGGACATATCGGGGATGTATGAGCCGGAGGATTTTGTGGAATTCAGCGCGCGCGCGAGACACGAACATAGTTTGCGCGGTTTTGAGTGGCACGATATGCTTAACGACGAAAAGGAGAAATTAAGCGAAAAGGATTTGCTCTGGACGAAATATCCTACGGACGACGAGATTTTAAAAGTCGGCGTCAGGGGTTTGTACATCGGTAATTTTTTTAGATGGGACCCGAATAAGCATTCTAAAATGGTGCAGGAAAAATATGGTTGGAAGCCGAGAGAAGTTCCGTTTGAAAGGACTTATCGCAAGTTTTCAAATTTGGATGACAGGTATGAAAATGGAGCGCATGATTTGTTAAAGTTCATAAAGTTCGGCTACGGCCGGGCTTCGGACCACGCGTCCAAAGACATACGCGACGGCTATATGACGCGCGAAGAAGGGATTGAAAAAGTAAGAAAGCATGACCATGTTGTTTCAAGCGATTTGAACTACTGGCTTGATTATGTCGGGATGTCCGAGGAAGAATTTTGGCGAGTAGCGGACACCTTTCGCGACCCGCGTGTCTGGAGAATTGAAAATGGAGCATGGGTTAAGGATAATGTTTGGGGAACTTCCTCTGCTTACGGCCCCGTTTATCTTTCCGAGGAACAAAGCAAGGAATTTAATAAAAGGCAGAAAAATTTGGGCCTAAAAAATAATGGCAAATAAACTTTGTTTGGGAACTGTTCAACTGGGGCTGGATTACGGCATGAATAACAAGCGAGGGAAGCCTTCGCGCGAGGAGTCCTTGGCGATTTTGGACCGCGCATATGAGGGCGGCATAGAGGTGTTTGACACGGCTTACGCTTACGGCGACGCCGAAGATATTTTGGGCGAGTGGTTGGAAGGCCGCGGATTGAACAACAAAATTTCTGTAATTTCAAAATTAAAACCGCATACAACGGAAGTTGAAGAAGAAGTTAAAAAATCGCTTGCGCGTTTGAAGCGCGATTATTTGGACGGTTATTTACTGCATACGCCCGAATATATTTATAACGACGCCGTTTGGTCAGCCCTTAAATCCGTAAAGAAGAAAGGATTGGTAAAAAATATCGGCGTCTCAATTTACGAGGAAAAAGACGCGATGTACGCTGTCCAAGAACGTAAGGTTGATTATGTCCAGATTCCATACAGCGTTTTTGACCAGCGTTTGCATAAAACAGATTTTTTTGAAACCGCGCGAAAAAACGGCGTAAAAGTTTTTGCCCGCAGCGCATTTTTGCAAGGTCTTGTTTTTATGGATGAAGGGGCAATACCGGATTATTTATCTGACGCAAAAGAATATCTGCGCGAATTTAATAACATTATAAAGAAACATGGTTTTACGCGGGCCGAAGCGGCGCTTTTATTTTCACATAAAAATCCAGCTATTGACTATGTTGTTTTTGGAGTGGATAATATAGAGCAACTGGAAGAAAATTTGCGCATTATCCGGGACTCAAAAAATTTTGACGCTTGCGCGAAAGAACTGCGCGATAAATTTACCGATATTAAAAAAAGCATTATTTTCCCAAGCTTATGGAAAAGTCGTCAAAAAAAATAATCCCTAAAGGGGTAAGATTATGGAACCGTGCGAAAAATCTGATTCCCGGAGGAACCCAGCTTTTGTCCAAGAGAGCGGAGATGTTTCTGCCCGATGGTTGGCCGTCTTATTACAAAAAAGCCAAGGGGGTTGAGGTCTGGGATTTAAGCGGCAGAAAATTTATAGATATGTCTTATATGTCTTTGGGCGCGGCTACGCTTGGTTATTCCGATCCTGACGTAAATAAAGCCGTAAGCAAGGTGTTAAATAACGGCGTGGTCTCCACTTTAAATACTCCTTTTGACGTGGAATTGGCGGAGCTTTTGTGTAAACTGCATCCGTGGGCCGGACAAGTGAAATTCGCAAGGACGGGCGGCGAGGCAATGACAGTTGCCGTCAGGATTGCAAGAGCATATACCGACCGCGACAAAATAGTTTTTTGCGGATACCATGGTTGGCATGATTGGTATTTGGCCGCCAACCTGGCTCATAAAAAAAATCTTGACGGGCATCTTCTCCCCGGACTTTTTCCGAGAGGCGTTCCCCGCGCGTTAAAGGGCACCGCTTTCACTTTTCATTATAATAAGTTTTCGGAGCTTGAAAGAATTGCCGCAAGACATAAAAAAACCATTGCGGCCGTTGTCATTGAACCGATGCGTCACCACGAACCCGAAGACGATTTCTTAAAAAAAGTTCGGAATCTTGTTTCAAAAATCGGCGCCGTTTTAATTTTTGACGAAATCACCATAGGTTTCCGAAAAAATATAGGCGGAGTCCATCTTTTATATAAAGTAAATCCCGACATAGCCGTTTTTGCCAAAGGAATTTCAAACGGACATCCTATGGCGGCGATTATCGGCAAAAAACGCGTTATGGACGCGGCAGAAACATCGTTTATATCCTCAACTTATTGGACTGAAGCGGTGGGTCCCGCCGCGGTAATCGCGACCATAAAAAAGATGCAGCGGCTTAATGTTCCCGCCCATCTTAAAAAAATAGGTGAAAAAATAAGCGAGGGGTGGAAAATCCGCGCCGCGAATTACGGCTTGAAAATAAACATTTTAGGTCCCGAGCCGTTAATCACTTTTTCTTTTGATTACGGTTCAAAA
The genomic region above belongs to Candidatus Niyogibacteria bacterium and contains:
- a CDS encoding aminotransferase class III-fold pyridoxal phosphate-dependent enzyme, with translation MEKSSKKIIPKGVRLWNRAKNLIPGGTQLLSKRAEMFLPDGWPSYYKKAKGVEVWDLSGRKFIDMSYMSLGAATLGYSDPDVNKAVSKVLNNGVVSTLNTPFDVELAELLCKLHPWAGQVKFARTGGEAMTVAVRIARAYTDRDKIVFCGYHGWHDWYLAANLAHKKNLDGHLLPGLFPRGVPRALKGTAFTFHYNKFSELERIAARHKKTIAAVVIEPMRHHEPEDDFLKKVRNLVSKIGAVLIFDEITIGFRKNIGGVHLLYKVNPDIAVFAKGISNGHPMAAIIGKKRVMDAAETSFISSTYWTEAVGPAAVIATIKKMQRLNVPAHLKKIGEKISEGWKIRAANYGLKINILGPEPLITFSFDYGSKNQILKTIFTQEMLKRGFLAGPSVYVSYAHKDSHVKKYLKAIDEVFAIVKKSVDSKNPKKFLKGPVARSGFKRLT
- a CDS encoding aldo/keto reductase, which codes for MANKLCLGTVQLGLDYGMNNKRGKPSREESLAILDRAYEGGIEVFDTAYAYGDAEDILGEWLEGRGLNNKISVISKLKPHTTEVEEEVKKSLARLKRDYLDGYLLHTPEYIYNDAVWSALKSVKKKGLVKNIGVSIYEEKDAMYAVQERKVDYVQIPYSVFDQRLHKTDFFETARKNGVKVFARSAFLQGLVFMDEGAIPDYLSDAKEYLREFNNIIKKHGFTRAEAALLFSHKNPAIDYVVFGVDNIEQLEENLRIIRDSKNFDACAKELRDKFTDIKKSIIFPSLWKSRQKK
- a CDS encoding N-acetyl sugar amidotransferase produces the protein MNYCKRCVYPQIAVNLEINNDGICSSCGVFEKFKKLTPEFWAQRKKKFEELIKEISKNNTSDYDCVIPVSGGKDSYYQTHMMVSVYGLKPLLVTYHGNNYLPEGDYNRDRMRHVFNADHLVFGPSVEVLKKLNRLCFRKMGDMNWHAHCGIMTYPIQVAVKFNIPLVIWGETSWDISGMYEPEDFVEFSARARHEHSLRGFEWHDMLNDEKEKLSEKDLLWTKYPTDDEILKVGVRGLYIGNFFRWDPNKHSKMVQEKYGWKPREVPFERTYRKFSNLDDRYENGAHDLLKFIKFGYGRASDHASKDIRDGYMTREEGIEKVRKHDHVVSSDLNYWLDYVGMSEEEFWRVADTFRDPRVWRIENGAWVKDNVWGTSSAYGPVYLSEEQSKEFNKRQKNLGLKNNGK